The Eublepharis macularius isolate TG4126 chromosome 8, MPM_Emac_v1.0, whole genome shotgun sequence genome contains a region encoding:
- the LOC129334252 gene encoding complement component C6-like: MGRTGLALLILLSVEIKESLGCFCDNYPWSSWSSCSKTCNSGTQSRSRDRNYDDYYFKYSCGMLCTWSESRACSQQSCPINCQLSDWGAWSECDPCVKQQIRVRSLLHPSQFGGQACTEQMVDFRKCFPTKLCNIEEVNCENKFQCENGRCVSRKLECNGENDCGDNSDERDCRRIKAACNKPARSLPSVQLIGLGYHLMAGESRGEVLDYSFNGGTCVLVKSERTTFRVPANLEAVGFEVKNEEDDLITHYYSDLKSFVHGKSVNSYSAKSSGGSSGLAPFWGTVQNQQSTSSSAFREAIKASHTMNSNFIRIHKVIAVSNFTVKPSDLQLSGVFLKALNSLPLEYNYALYSRIFDEFGTHYYTSGSLGGKYDLLYQFNEEQTKTSGLTEKEREECVRTETKKYTFFFKNTEVTYHCSKSQMTERYEGSILKSSERSISLVKGGQAQYAAALAWQKKGSFPGQTVFSDWLGSTKQNPVVVKFEVASILDLVKNIPCAVTKRRNLRRALSEYTERYDPCRCAPCPNNGQPVLSGTECLCVCQAGTYGDNCEIRAPDHTSVAVDGYWSCWSAWSPCDATFKRRRTRLCNNPTPQNGGKPCEGEREEEEECYVSLLADRGAPCVNDDEGRREIEMYEPESESGCLTPIPPENGFIRNEKTYYSVGEEAEVICLNGHDLVGYQFLRCLPDKTWNQHGVECQPSACSRPLFSDAISISPFKFQYQIGETIQVSCPDGFILTGPKKYTCGDDLSWNPPVLESLSCKKREQISSRGNCRLGQKEVESQCVCMSPEEDCDLSSENICVLNVTSDQAFTKPGCQYLAEKCRGEDRLHFLHLGPCNDNADLNWAIARASLSANSTRKEPCGYDECYEWETCSEHRLECICLLPNQCPKDQGQFYCIQIGSGRRKRTSTLCTLGAMKCAKMRTEVLYPGKCLP; encoded by the exons ATGGGAAGAACCGGCTTGGCGTTGCTTATCCTCCTGAGTGTTGAAATTAAAGAAAGCTTAGGGTGCTTCTGTGACAATTATCCTTGGAGTTCCTGGTCCAGCTGCTCAAAGACTTGCAATTCTGGAACTCAAAGCAGATCGAG AGACAGGAACTACGATGACTATTATTTCAAGTATTCTTGTGGCATGTTGTGTACATGGAGTGAATCTCGGGCATGTAGCCAGCAGTCATGCCCTATCAACTGCCAGCTCAGTGACTGGGGTGCCTGGTCAGAATGTGATCCGTGTGTTAAACAACAA ATTCGTGTCAGGTCTCTGCTCCACCCATCTCAGTTTGGTGGTCAAGCCTGTACTGAACAGATGGTAGATTTCCGGAAGTGCTTCCCAACAAAATTATGTAACATAGAGGAAGTTAATTGTGAGAATAAGTTCCAGTGTGAAAACG GACGCTGCGTTTCCAGAAAATTAGAATGTAATGGAGAAAATGATTGCGGAGACAATTCTGATGAAAGGGATTGCCGGAGGATAAAGGCAGCGTGCAACAAACCAGCCCGTAGCCTGCCCAGCGTTCAGCTCATAGGCCTCGG GTATCATCTAATGGCTGGAGAAAGCCGAGGAGAAGTGCTGGATTATTCCTTCAATGGAGGGACCTGTGTCCTGGTGAAGAGTGAAAGGACTACATTTCGTGTGCCTGCAAACCTGGAGGCTGTCGGTTTTGAG GTGAAAAATGAAGAAGATGATTTGATAACCCATTACTATTCAGACCTAAAATCCTTTGTACATGGTAAAAGCGTAAACAGTTATTCTGCAAAAAGCAGTGGAGGCTCTTCTGGACTCGCACCTTTTTGGGGAACAGTCCAAAACCAACAATCAACCTCATCTTCTGCCTTCCGTGAAGCAATCAAAGCATCCCATACAATG AATTCAAACTTTATTAGGATCCATAAGGTGATTGCAGTGTCCAACTTCACAGTGAAGCCATCTGACCTGCAGCTGTCTGGCGTATTCTTAAAGGCCCTCAACAGCCTGCCTCTGGAGTACAACTATGCCCTCTACAGCCGGATATTTGATGAGTTTGGGACTCACTACTACACTTCTGGGTCACTGGGGGGCAAATATGACCTTCTTTATCAGTTTAATGAAGagcaaacaaaaacctcag GTTTaacagagaaagaaagggaagagTGTGTGCGGACAGAAACAAAAAAGTACACTTTCTTTTTTAAGAACACAGAGGTCACTTATCATTGCTCCAAGAGTCAAATGACAGAGCGCTATGAAG GTTCCATTTTGAAATCATCTGAACGGTCTATTTCCCTGGTAAAAGGAGGGCAGGCTCAATATGCTGCAGCTTTAGCCTGGCAAAAGAAAgggtctttcccagggcaaactGTCTTTTCTGATTGGCTGGGCTCAACAAAGCAAAATCCAGTTGTGGTTAAGTTTGAG GTGGCCTCCATTTTGGATTTGGTAAAGAACATTCCGTGTGCTGTAACAAAACGCAGAAATCTCAGGAGGGCTCTTTCAGAATATACTGAGAGATATGACCCATGTCGGTGTGCTCCTTGTCCCAACAATGGGCAGCCTGTTTTGTCTGGAACTGAATGCCTCTGTGTGTGTCAGGCTGGAACTTATGGCGATAACTGTGAGATACGAGCACCGGATCACACATCAG TTGCAGTAGATGGTTACTGGAGCTGCTGGTCTGCCTGGAGTCCCTGTGATGCCACTTTTAAGAGGCGAAGGACCCGGCTGTGTAACAACCCCACACCCCAGAATGGAGGAAAACCTTgtgaaggggaaagggaagaggaagaagagtgcTATGTCTCATTACTTGCAGACAG GGGGGCTCCGTGTGTAAATGACGATGAAGGCCGAAGAGAGATAGAAATGTACGAGCCTGAATCTGAATCTGGATGTCTGACGCCAATACCACCAGAAAATGGATTTATCCGG AATGAGAAAACTTACTACTCAGTTGGAGAAGAGGCCGAAGTCATCTGCCTGAATGGACATGACCTCGTAGGGTACCAGTTCCTTAGGTGCCTTCCAGACAAAACATGGAATCAGCATGGTGTCGAATGCCAAC CGTCAGCTTGCTCCAGGCCGTTGTTTTCTGATGCCATctcaatttccccatttaaatttCAATACCAGATTGGGGAAACCATCCAGGTGAGCTGCCCAGATGGTTTCATTCTTACTGGACCAAAGAAATACACCTGTGGGGATGACCTTTCCTGGAACCCTCCTGTTCTGGAATCACTGTCTTGCAAGAAAC GTGAGCAAATCAGTTCCAGAGGTAACTGCAGGCTTGGACAGAAAGAGGTGGAGTCCCAATGTGTGTGCATGTCTCCCGAGGAGGACTGTGA TCTCAGCTCAGAAAACATCTGTGTACTGAATGTCACATCGGATCAAGCCTTTACAAAACCTGGCTGTCAGTATCTGGCAGAGAAGTGCAGGGGAGAGGATCGGCTCCATTTCCTCCATCTTGGCCCTTGCAATGACAACGCCGATTTGAACTGGGCCATTGCGAGGGCGAGTCTTTCAGCAAACAGCACGAGGAAGGAGCCCTGTGGTTATGATGAGTGTTATGAATGGGAAACATGTTCAG AACACCGATTGGAGTGTATCTGCTTACTTCCAAACCAGTGCCCAAAGGATCAGGGCCAGTTCTACTGTATCCAGATTGGCTCTGGGCGTCGAAAGAGGACCTCCACCCTCTGTACCTTGGGGGCGATGAAATGTGCCAAGATGAGGACAGAAGTGTTGTATCCTGGGAAGTGTTTGCCTTAA